The following is a genomic window from uncultured Draconibacterium sp..
CTCCATTGATGTCAAATGGATTATCAGTTAAATCTTTGAAATAAACTCTGTTTACATTTTTTCTTCAACTTTTCCTTTGATAATGGCATAGTTATTATTATCGCTACATGATGTTATTATTAGTGATAATATCACTGGAAAATGAATTATTAATTTCATATTAGTCTGTTTCATAGTGCGCTACAACGACAACGCACACCACTGCACCCGTAATGCAATTTGTTAACCACAGATTTATTATTTTTTATTCACGTTGTCATTTATAGTTAAATAATGAATTGCGATTAACAATCTTGTTTGGGGATCTCTAATGTTATAGTCATTGAAATTTTTTGCAATATTAAAAACCAATGAAGGGGTGATACCCCCAGCAACTCTAATTGTATTGTAATAATTCTCAAATTTTTTGTTCTGTCGTCCTTGTTTCTCTATGAACTTTACAAATTTTCCATTAGGATTTAATTCCATAGTGGTTACTATGGCTGCAGTGGTGTTACTTTTTAACTCTTTAAATATCCAAATGTTATTGAAGAAGGCTTTGTCAAGTCGCTTATTTAAATCATTTTGAGCGCCCATGGAAAATGGAATCTTAATTTCTGAAACCATTCCAATTTCTGAGTTTAATTTAAAAAAGTCTGAGTATTTTGAACTAATTTCTTCCTCATTAGTATAATCTGTCACTCCGATACTTTTGTCAAAAAAGCGTTGAATTTTCGTTAAATTCTGGATCTCATTTTCGTTAAAATACGCTCTGATTGCTTTGTCATTTGATAAATCATTTTGTTTTTGAGTACTACAAGCTAAAGCAATAACTGTTGTGAGTATTAAAACTACGTTCTTCATTTGTTGTCGATTTTTAATTTGTGATTAACGGATGGCTCAATATGCATAATGGTTGGCACATGTTGTCGGGGCGGATTTCGGAGATTGTTCCTGTCTGAAGGACATGGAACTGCCATGCGAGAATCCGCAGTTGGCGTACCAACGACCCCCGCCCTGCAATATGTACCGTGTTAGCGGTAGTCTTTTTGATAAAATAATTTTTTTTCATTCGTTATATTCCAAAGAAGCAATAATTCTGATTTTAATTCTGAGTTTTTATAATTTGTCGTTTTTCCCCACGACATGATATTGCAATCGTCAGATAATTCAACCACTTTCTCAGGTGAATTAAAAATATTGTTTAATGCTTGTATTTCACATTTATTTTCGTCCAATTTTGAAATGTCTGCGAAAGTGTAAACGAGCATTGATGCAATAATAAAAATCCAATATTTTTTAGATTTCATTTTTCCATATAAAAAATATGTTGTTGCTCCCAAAGCAAAAAACAAACTAATGGTTACGGGCATAAATGTATCATATCGTATAATATTTGGTCTGTAAGGTCTGTAGCCACCTAAAGGCAGTAATAAAATATAGATTGCCGAAAATACTCCTATCCATTTTACAGTCCGAATTATTTTTTCTGCTTCTTTGGTTTTAATTTTTTTATGAATTATGAATAGATTAATTCCAATTATTGTAAGCATTAATGGGAATCCAAATGAATGTGTAATTTGAGAAAAAATACCAACGGGTAATTTCAAATATCGTTCGATTAATGGAATTGATTCTGAGTCGTAATTTGAATCATAAAATCCAAGGAATAATGAGTACAAGCTAAAAAAACTTATTGGTAAAATTAGAGATAATACATCTTTCGGGATTTGTTTAATAAACGAAAAAATCGAGTTAGAACTATGTTTTTTAAAATCAATGATGTAATGAAAAAAGAGAAGGGTAGAAAATATTAAAATTACACCAGGAATAAGTGGACCACTTAACGGTAAAATAAAAACTAAAGGAATTAAATAGAATAATCTTTTACCAAAAGGTTTGTGGTCAAGGTTGTATAATCTATCATAGAAGGATTTTATAAATATTACCAATAACACAAGTGGAACTGCATAGAAAAAAGTATAAGCCGTTGATACATCTATTATTCCCATTCGACTCCAATATCCATGGGTTTGAAATAATGGTGTAACCAAAGCAGCTACTATTAGAAATTGATGATTTAAAATATTTTTTACGTTACTAATAGTTATCGTTAAGAGGTAAATTAAAAAAGCTTGAACAAGTATCTTCGCCAATGCACATGAAAAATAAACAGACGTTATTGGCTCAAAGAAACGTTGAAGAAGAATCGGCACATTTCTAAAATATTCCATAAAAAAGTAATGCGAGAAAAAACGATTTGGATTTACATGTTTTTCATTTGTAATTACTGCTTTTATACCTGTCGGGTCGTTAAATATTTCCTGAACATCTTTTGCAGGTACAATACCTCCTTCCATGTCTCCGTAGAGAGGAGTGTGATAAAATTGTAGGAATGAATATGTTAAATCCCCAATTAAAAAAATTATTAGTAATATTTTAAATATTTGAGCTTTTCTCATTTGGTTTAAGATTACCGTTAACGGTTGGTACATGTTGTCGGGGTGGATTTCTGGGAGCGTTCCTGTCCGAAGGACACGGAACTGCGATGCGAGAATCCGCAGTTGGCGTACCACCAAACTCCGGCCTGCAATATGTACCGTGTTATAAACAGTTGTTTATTCTTCATTTTATTATTTCCCAAAAATTTATTTCTTGATTCTCCATTTTTATTATTAATCCATATTCGTTTTCAAGCGTTGCTTTTGCTTTCTCTAAATCATTTGCAGAAATTATAAAATCAAATTTTCTGTCGTCTGGTTTTTTAACTTCTAAAAGTATTGAGTAGTTATCTTCAAGAAAGTCTTTCAGATTTTCAATTGTTGCTCCTTTACTTTCCCAATTGTCATATCGCAGAGAAGTTCCAAAATGTTGTGAACTAGAATTATGAACATTTAATAATGAATCATTTTCAATTTGTAATAAGCCAACAAGTGTGTCTTTGGGTAATTCTTTTAGCTTAAAATCCATTTGTTCTGGCAATAGATATTTTAGCATATCAACGCAATTAGCTTGAGTGGTAATTTCCTTGTCAGCTTTTAATGTTACATCATAAGTTGTTTTTAATAGCACTGAATCTTTTTTTAGAATTCGTGATTTATTTATGCCATAAAATACTTTAAGCATGTTTTCTAAATCTTTGTTGAATACATTAATATCAAAGGGATTGAAATGGTAATATGAAGATTGTCCCATTCCAAGATTATTCTTTTGAATTGAAAAAGAATATGCTGAATTATCAAATGGAATTTCTGAGTTATTTAGGTTAATAGTTGTTGTTTCCTGTTCTCTTCCAAGTACACTATTTAAAAGTTTTTTGTCCAAATGAAAAGGACTGCCCTGCCATTTTATTATTCCATTTTCGTCAATCAAAAAAGTCTCTGGAAATGAAGAAACTCCATAAGCACGAATAGTTTTTTGCTCTGGGTCTGAACCTATTGGATAGTACATTACCATTTTATCCAAAAACTTGTCAATTAACTCTTGTTTATCAAATGTTACAGATAAAAATACTGTCTCTGGAAATTGTTTGACTAAATGGTTTAACTCGGGTATCGAAGCAACACAGGGTGCGCATTTTGTGAACCAAAAGTCAAGTACAATGATTTTTCCACTTAAATCTTTCGGAATTTGTTTGGTTTGCCAATCTGCAACTTGAATTTTTGGATAAATCCAGTTCTCAATTTCAATTTTTGGAGCTTTTTGTCCAACTAAGTTTTGTTGAGAAAATCCAATCAATGAGTAGAAAAGAAATATGATTATTATAAATGTTTTTTTCATGTAGGTTTCTTTTTTACAATTGCTTATAACGTACGCATAACCCAATACTTTGGGTTATTTCCCTATTAACACTTTGGGTTATAATACCAATTTGGGTATATAAACCAACTTTTTGCGAAAGTCCTATTATTTGCAAGTGTGTATTCAACGGCCTTTGGTTTTTAATGGATTAAATATAATTGTTTTTTTGTAATAGTTTGAAAAGTGGTTTGGTGGCTTAAACAAAAGTTTAAAACAAAAAACAATTTCTGAGGCTTAAACTTTTGTTTAAACACTGGCGGAGCTCCGGTGAGCACTTAAAAGTTTATTTATTGGCTTCCGATCTTCCTTTTGGCATTTAAACTTAAGTTTAAACGCTCTCGGGCGTTCCTCTCGGGGCTTAAAAGTTTGTTTAAACCTTGTCGGGTGTTCCTTTTGGGCTTTAAACTTTAGTTTATGGCTTAAAAGTTAATTCCGGGGGCTTAAAACTTACCGGTAATTAGCGAAATTCGTTTCATATGTTCAATAACATATGTGTAAGGTCTTGATTTTTAGTTCTTGTTGCCGTAAATTGGTAGTGCTAATTGCCCGGGTAACTCAAAAAATAATTTTAATTAATGCCTCTGCAAGCAGCCCAAATAATACAATTACTAATGCAAAATCTAAAACCATGATCGAAAAAATTATTGTTAATAGTCGCACAACCGAGATTCATGGAACTACACGTTTACTTATTAATGCCTACCTAAAGTCGGGATTAACCGCAGAAAGAACGCTTATATCAATGTTTAACGCTATTACCGAGCAAAACACCGCTCTTGGCAATGCCATCGACCGCTCGAAAGCACAGAGTTTACTTTCCGAAAAAGATGATATCCGCGATGCTGCCGACCGGGCGGTGGGGCATCTCATTAAAGGTTACACTTACCACCCCGACGAAACGATCCGTAATGCAGCACTAGTAGTTGATGCCGTTTTTAATAAATATGGCTTTGCGGTAATCGACGAAAGTTATGTTACCGAGTCGTCGCTCCTGGTATCGATGCTGGGCGACTTTGCGGCACCAAAAGTTCAGGAGGCCATTGCGCTGTTGTCG
Proteins encoded in this region:
- a CDS encoding TlpA disulfide reductase family protein, whose product is MKKTFIIIIFLFYSLIGFSQQNLVGQKAPKIEIENWIYPKIQVADWQTKQIPKDLSGKIIVLDFWFTKCAPCVASIPELNHLVKQFPETVFLSVTFDKQELIDKFLDKMVMYYPIGSDPEQKTIRAYGVSSFPETFLIDENGIIKWQGSPFHLDKKLLNSVLGREQETTTINLNNSEIPFDNSAYSFSIQKNNLGMGQSSYYHFNPFDINVFNKDLENMLKVFYGINKSRILKKDSVLLKTTYDVTLKADKEITTQANCVDMLKYLLPEQMDFKLKELPKDTLVGLLQIENDSLLNVHNSSSQHFGTSLRYDNWESKGATIENLKDFLEDNYSILLEVKKPDDRKFDFIISANDLEKAKATLENEYGLIIKMENQEINFWEIIK
- a CDS encoding DUF6261 family protein, encoding MIEKIIVNSRTTEIHGTTRLLINAYLKSGLTAERTLISMFNAITEQNTALGNAIDRSKAQSLLSEKDDIRDAADRAVGHLIKGYTYHPDETIRNAALVVDAVFNKYGFAVIDESYVTESSLLVSMLGDFAAPKVQEAIALLSGVAENIASLQAAQTDFENTQTQYAEELAEENNQLNATTLKKEVAALINDNLVVFLRSAERFQAETYGAFAATVAKIIADNNNAVRKRWNKGDSED